Proteins from a single region of Macrotis lagotis isolate mMagLag1 chromosome 2, bilby.v1.9.chrom.fasta, whole genome shotgun sequence:
- the SLC12A9 gene encoding solute carrier family 12 member 9 isoform X1 has translation MELCAPFLWEVEGDKQSGDIATPIQGGAENEKGLPLVILLPLSGSHICQTPIMASESSPLLAYRLLGEEGATFLPYGMGSPGSGALRKLSTFLGVVVPTVLSMFSIVVFMRIGFVVGHAGLVQALAMLLIAYFILVLTVLSVCAIATNGAVRGGGAYFMISRTLGPEFGGSIGLMFFLANVCGCAVSVLGLVEAILDVFGADTSGPTGIQVLPQGYGWNLLYGTVLLGLVGGVCTLGAGLYAQASFLTFLLVSASLALVLISFMAVGPRDVTLPFRPGTNGSSTVPQLGHFTGFNISTLKANLGAGYAQDYTTGATMTFASVFAVLFNGCTGIMAGANMSGELKDPSRAIPLGTIVAVIYTFFIYALLFFFSSFSCDRTLLQKDYGFFRGISLWPPMVLIGVYAASLSASMSSLIGASRILHALAQDDLFGLILAPAKVVSQGGNPWGAVLYSWCLVQVTLLVGKLNTLAAVVTVFYLVAYAAVDLSCLSLEWASAPNFRPTFSLFSWHTCLLGMASCLLMMFLISPGAAGGSLVLMGLLSALLTARGGPSSWGYVSQALLFHQVRKYLLRLDVRKDHVKFWRPQLLLLVGNPRGALPLLRLANQLKKGGLYVLGHVSLGDLDSLPLDPVQPQYGAWLSLVDRAQVKAFVDLTLSPSVRQGAQHLLRISGLGGMKPNTLVLGFYDDAPPQDHFLTDPAFSEPVEGGGPALDSLFPPPRAPGSPRALTPHDYVATVVDALKMNKNVVLARGCGALPPERLTRSSGGSSQSHHVDVWPLNLLRPKGSPGYVDVCGLFLLQMATILSMVPAWQSARLRIFLCLGPQEAPGTGEARLRVLLSQLRIRAEVQEVTWGEGARIDEEEDEGNFVNGSCGDAEVDSLAISANALVRAQQSNGRSEGPGEPEQDHRKEGPATALTFLYLPRPPADPARYLHYLALLEMLSQDLGPTLLIHGVTPVTCTDL, from the exons ATGGAGCTTTGTGCTCCGTTTTTGTGGGAAGTGGAAGGGGATAAGCAGAGTGGAGATATTGCTACTCCAATTCAAGGTGGAGCTGAAAACGAGAAGGGTTTGCCGCTTGTCATCTTACTTCCTCTTTCAG GTTCACATATTTGTCAAACTCCAATCATGGCAAGTGAGAGTTCCCCGCTACTAGCTTATCGACTTCTTGGGGAAGAAGGAGCTACATTTCTGCCATATGGGATGGGGAGTCCAGGAAGTGGGGCCCTTCGGAAACTCTCCACTTTCCTTGGTGTGGTAGTGCCCACTGTCCTCTCCATGTTCAGCATTGTGGTCTTCATGAGAATAG GATTTGTCGTAGGCCATGCTGGGCTGGTCCAAGCTTTGGCCATGTTGCTGATTGCCTACTTCATCCTGGTGTTGACTGTCCTCTCTGTTTGTGCCATTGCCACCAATGGAGCTGTGCGTGGGGGTGGAGCCTATT TCATGATCAGCAGGACATTGGGTCCTGAGTTTGGAGGAAGTATTGGGCTTATGTTCTTTCTGGCCAACGTCTGTGGCTGTGCTGTCTCTGTGCTGGGGCTGGTGGAAGCCATACTGGATGTCTTTGGGGCTG ATACATCAGGGCCTACAGGTATACAAGTGCTTCCTCAAGGCTATGGCTGGAATCTGCTGTATGGAACAGTGTTGTTGGGCCTGGTGGGTGGGGTCTGTACCTTGGGAGCTGGCCTCTATGCACAGGCCTCCTTCCTTACATTCCTGCTGGTCTCTGCCTCCTTGGCCTTGGTTCTGATCAGCTTTATGGCTGTGGGACCCCGTGATGTCACCCTCCCCTTTAGGCCGGGCACCAACGGTTCCTCAACAGTACCCCAACTGGGCCACTTCACTGGCTTCAACATTAGTACCCTGAAAGCTAACTTGGGTG CGGGCTATGCCCAGGACTACACTACTGGGGCCACAATGACCTTTGCCAGTGTGTTTGCTGTCCTCTTCAATGGCTGCACAGGCATCATGGCTGGGGCCAACATGTCAG GGGAGCTGAAGGACCCTAGCCGAGCTATCCCTCTGGGCACTATTGTTGCTGTGATTTATACATTCTTCATCTATGCTCTGCTGTTCTTCTTCTCTAGTTTTAGCTGTGACAG gacaTTGTTACAAAAAGACTATGGCTTCTTTCGAGGCATTAGCCTGTGGCCTCCAATGGTGCTAATTGGGGTATATGCTGCATCACTTTCGGCCTCTATGAGCTCACTCATTGGTGCCTCACGCATTCTCCATGCCCTGGCTCAGGATGATCTTTttg GGCTAATTCTGGCTCCAGCAAAAGTTGTATCCCAGGGAGGGAATCCCTGGGGAGCTGTGTTGTACTCCTGGTGTCTAGTGCAG GTGACGCTTCTGGTTGGGAAGCTTAACACCTTGGCAGCTGTGGTCACAGTGTTCTACCTGGTAGCCTATGCTGCAGTGGATCTTTCATGCCTGAGCCTTGAGTGGGCATCAGCCCCCAACTTCCG CCCCACTTTCAGCCTGTTCTCCTGGCACACCTGCTTGTTGGGCATGGCCTCTTGCCTGCTCATGATGTTCCTCATCAGCCCAGGAGCTGCAGGTGGATCTCTGGTGCTCATGGGGCTGCTCTCTGCCCTGCTCACTGCCCGAGGAGGACCTAGCAGCTGGGGTTATGTCAGTCAAGCCCTGCTGTTCCACCAG GTTCGAAAGTACCTATTGAGGCTGGATGTGCGGAAGGACCATGTAAAGTTCTGGCGACCACAGCTGCTGCTCTTGGTGGGAAATCCACGAGGGGCACTACCCCTACTTCGACTGGCCAATCAGCTAAAAAAAGGTGGTCTCTATGTGCTGGGCCATGTCAGCTTGGGAGACCTTG ATTCTTTGCCCTTGGACCCTGTGCAGCCCCAGTATGGGGCCTGGCTGAGTCTCGTAGATCGTGCTCAAGTAAAGGCTTTTGTGGACCTCACTCTTTCACCTTCTGTGCGCCAAGGGGCCCAGCATCTGCTGCGTATTTCTGGTCTTG GTGGCATGAAGCCAAATACATTGGTCCTAGGATTTTATGATGATGCACCACCTCAAGACCACTTCCTAACAGATCCAGCCTTTTCAGAGCCTGTAGAAGGAGGGGGGCCTGCCCTGGATTCCTTATTCCCTCCACCACGAGCCCCTGGCAGTCCTCGGGCACTCACCCCTCATGACTATGTGGCCACAGTAGTAGATGCCTTGAAGATGAACAAAAATGTTGTGCTAGCTCGAGGATGTGGGGCATTACCACCTGAACGGCTAACCCGGAGCTCTGGGGGTTCTTCCCAAAGTCACCATGTAGACGTGTGGCCCCTTAACTTGTTGCGGCCAAAAGGGAGCCCTGGTTATGTGGATGTCTGTGGTCTCTTCCTCTTGCAGATGGCAACTATCCTGAGCATGGTTCCTGCCTGGCAAAGTGCCAGACTGCGAATCTTCTTGTGTCTGGGACCTCAGGAAGCTCCTGGGACTGGTGAGGCAAGGCTCCGGGTATTGCTGAGTCAGCTTCGGATCAGGGCAGAAGTTCAGGAGGTGACCTGGGGTGAAGGAGCCAGAATAGATGAGGAAGAAGATGAGGGTAACTTTGTGAATGGGAGCTGTGGAGATGCTGAGGTTGATTCACTAGCCATCAGTGCCAATGCCTTGGTTCGGGCACAGCAGAGCAATGGCAGGAGTGAGGGTCCAGGGGAGCCTGAACAGGATCATAGGAAGGAGGGGCCAGCTACAGCCCTTACCTTCCTCTACTTGCCTCGGCCACCTGCTGACCCTGCCCGCTATCTCCATTACTTGGCATTGTTGGAGATGCTGAGCCAGGATCTAGGTCCAACATTACTCATCCATGGAGTCACTCCAGTCACCTGCACTGATCTTTga
- the SLC12A9 gene encoding solute carrier family 12 member 9 isoform X2, with the protein MASESSPLLAYRLLGEEGATFLPYGMGSPGSGALRKLSTFLGVVVPTVLSMFSIVVFMRIGFVVGHAGLVQALAMLLIAYFILVLTVLSVCAIATNGAVRGGGAYFMISRTLGPEFGGSIGLMFFLANVCGCAVSVLGLVEAILDVFGADTSGPTGIQVLPQGYGWNLLYGTVLLGLVGGVCTLGAGLYAQASFLTFLLVSASLALVLISFMAVGPRDVTLPFRPGTNGSSTVPQLGHFTGFNISTLKANLGAGYAQDYTTGATMTFASVFAVLFNGCTGIMAGANMSGELKDPSRAIPLGTIVAVIYTFFIYALLFFFSSFSCDRTLLQKDYGFFRGISLWPPMVLIGVYAASLSASMSSLIGASRILHALAQDDLFGLILAPAKVVSQGGNPWGAVLYSWCLVQVTLLVGKLNTLAAVVTVFYLVAYAAVDLSCLSLEWASAPNFRPTFSLFSWHTCLLGMASCLLMMFLISPGAAGGSLVLMGLLSALLTARGGPSSWGYVSQALLFHQVRKYLLRLDVRKDHVKFWRPQLLLLVGNPRGALPLLRLANQLKKGGLYVLGHVSLGDLDSLPLDPVQPQYGAWLSLVDRAQVKAFVDLTLSPSVRQGAQHLLRISGLGGMKPNTLVLGFYDDAPPQDHFLTDPAFSEPVEGGGPALDSLFPPPRAPGSPRALTPHDYVATVVDALKMNKNVVLARGCGALPPERLTRSSGGSSQSHHVDVWPLNLLRPKGSPGYVDVCGLFLLQMATILSMVPAWQSARLRIFLCLGPQEAPGTGEARLRVLLSQLRIRAEVQEVTWGEGARIDEEEDEGNFVNGSCGDAEVDSLAISANALVRAQQSNGRSEGPGEPEQDHRKEGPATALTFLYLPRPPADPARYLHYLALLEMLSQDLGPTLLIHGVTPVTCTDL; encoded by the exons ATGGCAAGTGAGAGTTCCCCGCTACTAGCTTATCGACTTCTTGGGGAAGAAGGAGCTACATTTCTGCCATATGGGATGGGGAGTCCAGGAAGTGGGGCCCTTCGGAAACTCTCCACTTTCCTTGGTGTGGTAGTGCCCACTGTCCTCTCCATGTTCAGCATTGTGGTCTTCATGAGAATAG GATTTGTCGTAGGCCATGCTGGGCTGGTCCAAGCTTTGGCCATGTTGCTGATTGCCTACTTCATCCTGGTGTTGACTGTCCTCTCTGTTTGTGCCATTGCCACCAATGGAGCTGTGCGTGGGGGTGGAGCCTATT TCATGATCAGCAGGACATTGGGTCCTGAGTTTGGAGGAAGTATTGGGCTTATGTTCTTTCTGGCCAACGTCTGTGGCTGTGCTGTCTCTGTGCTGGGGCTGGTGGAAGCCATACTGGATGTCTTTGGGGCTG ATACATCAGGGCCTACAGGTATACAAGTGCTTCCTCAAGGCTATGGCTGGAATCTGCTGTATGGAACAGTGTTGTTGGGCCTGGTGGGTGGGGTCTGTACCTTGGGAGCTGGCCTCTATGCACAGGCCTCCTTCCTTACATTCCTGCTGGTCTCTGCCTCCTTGGCCTTGGTTCTGATCAGCTTTATGGCTGTGGGACCCCGTGATGTCACCCTCCCCTTTAGGCCGGGCACCAACGGTTCCTCAACAGTACCCCAACTGGGCCACTTCACTGGCTTCAACATTAGTACCCTGAAAGCTAACTTGGGTG CGGGCTATGCCCAGGACTACACTACTGGGGCCACAATGACCTTTGCCAGTGTGTTTGCTGTCCTCTTCAATGGCTGCACAGGCATCATGGCTGGGGCCAACATGTCAG GGGAGCTGAAGGACCCTAGCCGAGCTATCCCTCTGGGCACTATTGTTGCTGTGATTTATACATTCTTCATCTATGCTCTGCTGTTCTTCTTCTCTAGTTTTAGCTGTGACAG gacaTTGTTACAAAAAGACTATGGCTTCTTTCGAGGCATTAGCCTGTGGCCTCCAATGGTGCTAATTGGGGTATATGCTGCATCACTTTCGGCCTCTATGAGCTCACTCATTGGTGCCTCACGCATTCTCCATGCCCTGGCTCAGGATGATCTTTttg GGCTAATTCTGGCTCCAGCAAAAGTTGTATCCCAGGGAGGGAATCCCTGGGGAGCTGTGTTGTACTCCTGGTGTCTAGTGCAG GTGACGCTTCTGGTTGGGAAGCTTAACACCTTGGCAGCTGTGGTCACAGTGTTCTACCTGGTAGCCTATGCTGCAGTGGATCTTTCATGCCTGAGCCTTGAGTGGGCATCAGCCCCCAACTTCCG CCCCACTTTCAGCCTGTTCTCCTGGCACACCTGCTTGTTGGGCATGGCCTCTTGCCTGCTCATGATGTTCCTCATCAGCCCAGGAGCTGCAGGTGGATCTCTGGTGCTCATGGGGCTGCTCTCTGCCCTGCTCACTGCCCGAGGAGGACCTAGCAGCTGGGGTTATGTCAGTCAAGCCCTGCTGTTCCACCAG GTTCGAAAGTACCTATTGAGGCTGGATGTGCGGAAGGACCATGTAAAGTTCTGGCGACCACAGCTGCTGCTCTTGGTGGGAAATCCACGAGGGGCACTACCCCTACTTCGACTGGCCAATCAGCTAAAAAAAGGTGGTCTCTATGTGCTGGGCCATGTCAGCTTGGGAGACCTTG ATTCTTTGCCCTTGGACCCTGTGCAGCCCCAGTATGGGGCCTGGCTGAGTCTCGTAGATCGTGCTCAAGTAAAGGCTTTTGTGGACCTCACTCTTTCACCTTCTGTGCGCCAAGGGGCCCAGCATCTGCTGCGTATTTCTGGTCTTG GTGGCATGAAGCCAAATACATTGGTCCTAGGATTTTATGATGATGCACCACCTCAAGACCACTTCCTAACAGATCCAGCCTTTTCAGAGCCTGTAGAAGGAGGGGGGCCTGCCCTGGATTCCTTATTCCCTCCACCACGAGCCCCTGGCAGTCCTCGGGCACTCACCCCTCATGACTATGTGGCCACAGTAGTAGATGCCTTGAAGATGAACAAAAATGTTGTGCTAGCTCGAGGATGTGGGGCATTACCACCTGAACGGCTAACCCGGAGCTCTGGGGGTTCTTCCCAAAGTCACCATGTAGACGTGTGGCCCCTTAACTTGTTGCGGCCAAAAGGGAGCCCTGGTTATGTGGATGTCTGTGGTCTCTTCCTCTTGCAGATGGCAACTATCCTGAGCATGGTTCCTGCCTGGCAAAGTGCCAGACTGCGAATCTTCTTGTGTCTGGGACCTCAGGAAGCTCCTGGGACTGGTGAGGCAAGGCTCCGGGTATTGCTGAGTCAGCTTCGGATCAGGGCAGAAGTTCAGGAGGTGACCTGGGGTGAAGGAGCCAGAATAGATGAGGAAGAAGATGAGGGTAACTTTGTGAATGGGAGCTGTGGAGATGCTGAGGTTGATTCACTAGCCATCAGTGCCAATGCCTTGGTTCGGGCACAGCAGAGCAATGGCAGGAGTGAGGGTCCAGGGGAGCCTGAACAGGATCATAGGAAGGAGGGGCCAGCTACAGCCCTTACCTTCCTCTACTTGCCTCGGCCACCTGCTGACCCTGCCCGCTATCTCCATTACTTGGCATTGTTGGAGATGCTGAGCCAGGATCTAGGTCCAACATTACTCATCCATGGAGTCACTCCAGTCACCTGCACTGATCTTTga
- the SLC12A9 gene encoding solute carrier family 12 member 9 isoform X3: protein MLGLFLVEECSREGVDSSPTILNTSGPTGIQVLPQGYGWNLLYGTVLLGLVGGVCTLGAGLYAQASFLTFLLVSASLALVLISFMAVGPRDVTLPFRPGTNGSSTVPQLGHFTGFNISTLKANLGAGYAQDYTTGATMTFASVFAVLFNGCTGIMAGANMSGELKDPSRAIPLGTIVAVIYTFFIYALLFFFSSFSCDRTLLQKDYGFFRGISLWPPMVLIGVYAASLSASMSSLIGASRILHALAQDDLFGLILAPAKVVSQGGNPWGAVLYSWCLVQVTLLVGKLNTLAAVVTVFYLVAYAAVDLSCLSLEWASAPNFRPTFSLFSWHTCLLGMASCLLMMFLISPGAAGGSLVLMGLLSALLTARGGPSSWGYVSQALLFHQVRKYLLRLDVRKDHVKFWRPQLLLLVGNPRGALPLLRLANQLKKGGLYVLGHVSLGDLDSLPLDPVQPQYGAWLSLVDRAQVKAFVDLTLSPSVRQGAQHLLRISGLGGMKPNTLVLGFYDDAPPQDHFLTDPAFSEPVEGGGPALDSLFPPPRAPGSPRALTPHDYVATVVDALKMNKNVVLARGCGALPPERLTRSSGGSSQSHHVDVWPLNLLRPKGSPGYVDVCGLFLLQMATILSMVPAWQSARLRIFLCLGPQEAPGTGEARLRVLLSQLRIRAEVQEVTWGEGARIDEEEDEGNFVNGSCGDAEVDSLAISANALVRAQQSNGRSEGPGEPEQDHRKEGPATALTFLYLPRPPADPARYLHYLALLEMLSQDLGPTLLIHGVTPVTCTDL, encoded by the exons ATGTTGGGATTATTTTTGGTAGAGGAATGTTCTAGGGAAGGGGTTGATAGCAGCCCTACAATACTCA ATACATCAGGGCCTACAGGTATACAAGTGCTTCCTCAAGGCTATGGCTGGAATCTGCTGTATGGAACAGTGTTGTTGGGCCTGGTGGGTGGGGTCTGTACCTTGGGAGCTGGCCTCTATGCACAGGCCTCCTTCCTTACATTCCTGCTGGTCTCTGCCTCCTTGGCCTTGGTTCTGATCAGCTTTATGGCTGTGGGACCCCGTGATGTCACCCTCCCCTTTAGGCCGGGCACCAACGGTTCCTCAACAGTACCCCAACTGGGCCACTTCACTGGCTTCAACATTAGTACCCTGAAAGCTAACTTGGGTG CGGGCTATGCCCAGGACTACACTACTGGGGCCACAATGACCTTTGCCAGTGTGTTTGCTGTCCTCTTCAATGGCTGCACAGGCATCATGGCTGGGGCCAACATGTCAG GGGAGCTGAAGGACCCTAGCCGAGCTATCCCTCTGGGCACTATTGTTGCTGTGATTTATACATTCTTCATCTATGCTCTGCTGTTCTTCTTCTCTAGTTTTAGCTGTGACAG gacaTTGTTACAAAAAGACTATGGCTTCTTTCGAGGCATTAGCCTGTGGCCTCCAATGGTGCTAATTGGGGTATATGCTGCATCACTTTCGGCCTCTATGAGCTCACTCATTGGTGCCTCACGCATTCTCCATGCCCTGGCTCAGGATGATCTTTttg GGCTAATTCTGGCTCCAGCAAAAGTTGTATCCCAGGGAGGGAATCCCTGGGGAGCTGTGTTGTACTCCTGGTGTCTAGTGCAG GTGACGCTTCTGGTTGGGAAGCTTAACACCTTGGCAGCTGTGGTCACAGTGTTCTACCTGGTAGCCTATGCTGCAGTGGATCTTTCATGCCTGAGCCTTGAGTGGGCATCAGCCCCCAACTTCCG CCCCACTTTCAGCCTGTTCTCCTGGCACACCTGCTTGTTGGGCATGGCCTCTTGCCTGCTCATGATGTTCCTCATCAGCCCAGGAGCTGCAGGTGGATCTCTGGTGCTCATGGGGCTGCTCTCTGCCCTGCTCACTGCCCGAGGAGGACCTAGCAGCTGGGGTTATGTCAGTCAAGCCCTGCTGTTCCACCAG GTTCGAAAGTACCTATTGAGGCTGGATGTGCGGAAGGACCATGTAAAGTTCTGGCGACCACAGCTGCTGCTCTTGGTGGGAAATCCACGAGGGGCACTACCCCTACTTCGACTGGCCAATCAGCTAAAAAAAGGTGGTCTCTATGTGCTGGGCCATGTCAGCTTGGGAGACCTTG ATTCTTTGCCCTTGGACCCTGTGCAGCCCCAGTATGGGGCCTGGCTGAGTCTCGTAGATCGTGCTCAAGTAAAGGCTTTTGTGGACCTCACTCTTTCACCTTCTGTGCGCCAAGGGGCCCAGCATCTGCTGCGTATTTCTGGTCTTG GTGGCATGAAGCCAAATACATTGGTCCTAGGATTTTATGATGATGCACCACCTCAAGACCACTTCCTAACAGATCCAGCCTTTTCAGAGCCTGTAGAAGGAGGGGGGCCTGCCCTGGATTCCTTATTCCCTCCACCACGAGCCCCTGGCAGTCCTCGGGCACTCACCCCTCATGACTATGTGGCCACAGTAGTAGATGCCTTGAAGATGAACAAAAATGTTGTGCTAGCTCGAGGATGTGGGGCATTACCACCTGAACGGCTAACCCGGAGCTCTGGGGGTTCTTCCCAAAGTCACCATGTAGACGTGTGGCCCCTTAACTTGTTGCGGCCAAAAGGGAGCCCTGGTTATGTGGATGTCTGTGGTCTCTTCCTCTTGCAGATGGCAACTATCCTGAGCATGGTTCCTGCCTGGCAAAGTGCCAGACTGCGAATCTTCTTGTGTCTGGGACCTCAGGAAGCTCCTGGGACTGGTGAGGCAAGGCTCCGGGTATTGCTGAGTCAGCTTCGGATCAGGGCAGAAGTTCAGGAGGTGACCTGGGGTGAAGGAGCCAGAATAGATGAGGAAGAAGATGAGGGTAACTTTGTGAATGGGAGCTGTGGAGATGCTGAGGTTGATTCACTAGCCATCAGTGCCAATGCCTTGGTTCGGGCACAGCAGAGCAATGGCAGGAGTGAGGGTCCAGGGGAGCCTGAACAGGATCATAGGAAGGAGGGGCCAGCTACAGCCCTTACCTTCCTCTACTTGCCTCGGCCACCTGCTGACCCTGCCCGCTATCTCCATTACTTGGCATTGTTGGAGATGCTGAGCCAGGATCTAGGTCCAACATTACTCATCCATGGAGTCACTCCAGTCACCTGCACTGATCTTTga